In a genomic window of Thermodesulfovibrionia bacterium:
- a CDS encoding energy transducer TonB has translation MMGLQRTFIFSLLLHGTFAALLLLAVRFQGESGKMLNEKVFFIDLKSDVEKPAKAVTKDVSLKKTVVKKMQKEPALIVNKREHDEEIISRDPESDNREVSFTKSLSIDPGDTSGAAKGSDITFSNEKMEYTNSIQGGEEIITSSKTTDDKRGGISESDALKLISSAIEREKTYPKIARRRGIEGTVHVSFRIGASGEPSEIEVLKSSGYNMLDEATMKAIKKAGPYPYIEDRVEVPVTYRLDD, from the coding sequence ATGATGGGATTGCAAAGGACATTTATTTTTTCATTGCTTTTGCACGGCACTTTTGCCGCTCTTCTCCTGCTTGCAGTGAGATTCCAGGGGGAGAGCGGGAAGATGCTGAATGAGAAGGTCTTCTTTATAGACCTTAAGTCCGATGTCGAGAAACCCGCAAAGGCAGTTACAAAAGATGTCTCATTAAAGAAAACAGTGGTTAAGAAGATGCAGAAAGAGCCTGCTCTGATTGTAAATAAAAGAGAGCATGATGAAGAGATAATATCGAGGGATCCTGAATCTGACAATAGAGAAGTTAGCTTTACGAAATCTCTCTCTATTGATCCCGGAGATACATCAGGCGCAGCTAAAGGCTCTGACATAACGTTTTCCAACGAGAAGATGGAATATACAAATTCCATACAGGGCGGAGAAGAAATCATTACAAGCTCCAAAACAACAGATGATAAGAGAGGCGGCATCTCGGAATCTGATGCGCTTAAGCTTATCAGCTCGGCGATTGAACGAGAAAAGACATATCCTAAGATAGCAAGAAGAAGGGGTATTGAGGGCACGGTACATGTCAGCTTCAGGATCGGAGCAAGTGGAGAGCCAAGTGAGATCGAAGTTCTGAAGAGTTCAGGATATAACATGCTTGATGAGGCTACTATGAAAGCAATTAAAAAGGCAGGCCCGTATCCTTATATTGAAGACAGGGTCGAGGTGCCTGTGACCTACAGGCTGGATGATTAG
- the cobU gene encoding bifunctional adenosylcobinamide kinase/adenosylcobinamide-phosphate guanylyltransferase, with amino-acid sequence MKNKIVFITGGARSGKSSFALREAEKIDGRKAYIATAQALDDEMKERIRKHKDERGAEWDTFEEPFKIPEIISDADTKYSVVVLDCLTLWLSNLICGNMDCSREIDGLIAVLEDLMKKANNSKLFIVSNEVGMGIVPENELARRFRDTAGFLNQKVAEIADEVYLVTAGIPIKIK; translated from the coding sequence ATGAAAAACAAGATAGTATTTATAACAGGCGGGGCGCGGAGCGGAAAGAGCTCTTTTGCTCTGAGAGAGGCAGAGAAAATTGACGGGCGAAAGGCGTATATCGCAACTGCTCAGGCGCTTGACGATGAGATGAAGGAGCGCATCAGGAAGCACAAGGATGAGCGCGGAGCTGAGTGGGATACCTTTGAAGAGCCGTTCAAAATTCCTGAGATCATTTCCGATGCAGACACTAAGTACAGCGTTGTTGTTCTTGATTGTCTTACGCTCTGGCTATCAAATCTGATCTGCGGCAATATGGATTGCAGCAGGGAAATAGATGGTCTGATCGCTGTGTTGGAAGACTTAATGAAAAAAGCAAATAACTCAAAACTCTTTATCGTATCTAACGAGGTCGGGATGGGCATTGTGCCTGAGAATGAACTCGCGAGAAGGTTCAGAGATACGGCGGGATTTTTAAATCAGAAGGTTGCGGAGATCGCAGATGAAGTTTATCTTGTAACCGCCGGGATACCGATAAAGATAAAATAA